Proteins encoded by one window of Blautia argi:
- a CDS encoding YdcP family protein produces the protein MEMKYVVPDMAQSFGTLEFAGESEPVFERDKNNRRVLARRSYNLYSDVQKGENVVIEIPVQAGEKHFKYEQKVKLVNPKLYGRGYAIGDMGHTDYVLVANDIVAVEEK, from the coding sequence ATGGAAATGAAATATGTCGTGCCAGATATGGCACAGTCTTTTGGAACTCTTGAATTTGCAGGCGAAAGCGAGCCAGTCTTTGAAAGAGATAAAAATAACCGCAGGGTTTTAGCCAGACGAAGCTATAACCTTTATTCTGACGTACAGAAAGGCGAAAATGTTGTGATAGAAATTCCCGTGCAGGCTGGCGAAAAGCATTTCAAGTATGAGCAGAAAGTAAAACTTGTCAATCCGAAATTATACGGCAGAGGTTACGCAATCGGGGATATGGGACATACCGATTATGTGTTAGTTGCTAACGATATTGTAGCAGTTGAAGAAAAGTAA
- a CDS encoding YdcP family protein, which produces MRLSNGFVIDKEKTFGELKFTAVRDVFLQNEDGTPSTQLKKRIYDLKCSLHGGIIPVSVPPEVPLREFQYNAVVELVNPVADTVSRKTYTGADVDWYVKAEDIMLKNKSNQNAGNPQNHAPQGQPKK; this is translated from the coding sequence ATGAGATTATCAAACGGTTTTGTTATTGACAAAGAGAAAACATTTGGAGAATTAAAATTTACAGCGGTGCGTGATGTGTTCTTGCAGAATGAGGACGGGACACCGAGTACCCAGCTTAAAAAGCGTATCTATGATTTGAAGTGCAGTCTACACGGTGGAATTATCCCCGTATCTGTACCGCCAGAAGTACCGTTAAGGGAATTTCAGTACAATGCAGTCGTGGAGCTTGTCAATCCAGTAGCCGATACGGTATCACGAAAAACCTATACGGGTGCAGATGTGGACTGGTATGTAAAGGCAGAGGATATTATGTTGAAGAATAAAAGCAATCAAAACGCAGGCAATCCACAGAACCATGCACCGCAGGGACAGCCGAAAAAATAA
- a CDS encoding dihydrofolate reductase family protein produces MRKVVLFIAMSLDGYIADGNGGVAWLNGHGNDNENIDTYTEFTKDIDTVLMGWNTSHQVVTELSPQEWVYNKFTTYVLTHKECNSSQQIHFTSENPVLLLERLKQEAGKDIWICGGANLVQQLVSKNMIDKYYISVIPTLLGNGVRLLGNIDREIKLRLCKTQTYNGITDLIYMRR; encoded by the coding sequence ATGAGAAAAGTAGTTTTATTTATTGCCATGAGCCTTGACGGATATATTGCGGACGGTAATGGTGGAGTAGCTTGGCTAAATGGTCATGGAAATGACAATGAAAACATCGACACTTATACAGAATTTACCAAAGATATAGATACTGTCTTAATGGGGTGGAATACTTCTCATCAGGTTGTTACTGAACTTTCTCCGCAAGAATGGGTATATAATAAATTTACAACTTATGTATTAACACATAAAGAGTGCAATTCTTCCCAACAAATTCATTTTACAAGTGAAAATCCTGTTTTATTATTGGAACGGCTAAAACAAGAAGCAGGAAAGGATATTTGGATTTGTGGCGGAGCAAATCTTGTTCAGCAGTTGGTAAGCAAAAATATGATTGATAAATATTACATTTCTGTTATTCCTACTCTGTTAGGAAATGGGGTTCGTCTTTTGGGCAACATAGACAGGGAAATAAAGTTAAGGCTTTGTAAAACACAGACTTATAACGGAATAACCGATTTGATTTATATGCGTAGATAA
- a CDS encoding DUF3781 domain-containing protein yields the protein MENELLENLGRLHTTELGVIRIKKNLSLNVENVIEWCKEKISLSNAEITRKGKNWYITIDNCIITVNAYSYTVITSHKVK from the coding sequence ATGGAAAATGAATTACTGGAAAACTTAGGAAGACTTCACACAACTGAACTTGGCGTTATTAGAATTAAAAAGAACTTATCTTTGAATGTAGAAAATGTAATTGAATGGTGCAAAGAAAAAATTAGCCTTTCTAATGCGGAAATCACAAGAAAAGGAAAAAACTGGTATATAACGATTGATAATTGTATTATAACGGTAAATGCGTACAGTTATACCGTTATCACTTCTCACAAGGTAAAATGA
- a CDS encoding GyrI-like domain-containing protein, translating into MINFSIKELNAFAVIGQEVELTNYQKKNIQISTQFWRKFNSSLKKAYLSQSGNWVKYAFMERRNGKLYYFCSIPQRTITPEGFLYKEIPSYKYLVVEHIGAMDKIYETYGKIYEEIIPSTSYIPIKDIILHFEKYDYRFHWNSDNSVIEIWIPIQD; encoded by the coding sequence ATGATAAATTTTTCTATAAAGGAATTAAACGCATTTGCAGTTATTGGGCAGGAAGTAGAACTGACTAATTATCAAAAAAAGAATATTCAGATTAGTACACAGTTTTGGAGAAAGTTTAACAGTAGTTTGAAAAAAGCGTATCTTTCACAATCAGGAAATTGGGTAAAATATGCTTTTATGGAAAGAAGAAATGGAAAACTTTATTATTTCTGTTCTATTCCCCAAAGAACCATTACCCCAGAGGGCTTTCTGTATAAAGAAATACCGTCTTATAAATATTTGGTTGTGGAGCATATTGGTGCTATGGATAAAATATATGAAACTTATGGCAAGATTTATGAAGAAATTATTCCTAGTACATCGTATATTCCTATAAAAGATATTATCCTACACTTTGAAAAATACGATTATCGTTTTCATTGGAATAGTGATAATTCAGTTATTGAAATTTGGATACCTATTCAAGATTAG
- a CDS encoding XRE family transcriptional regulator, whose translation MNDKNFIEELRQKREEYGVTQTRLAVACGISREYYNRIEKGKQPLNDELREIIEKQIERFNPQEPLFLLIDYFRVRFPTTDALAIIRDVLQLKSNYMLYEDYGKYGYESKYVLGDINIMCSMQEHLGVLLELKGKGCRQMECYLLAQERSWYDFMLDCMTAGGVMKRLDLAINDKAGILDIPKLKEKYKAGECISYFRMQKDYSGTEKCGSDLPKNTGETLYLGSTSSELYMCAYQKNYEQYVKNGTEIEDTEIKNRFEIRMKNERAYYAVVDLLTYRDAERTAFSIINHYVRFVDREDDKPKSQWITNDDWAWFVGENREPIRLTTKPEPYTLQKALHWLQRQVAPTIKMVQALDRENRTTILKDMIEQAELKDKHKHLLQLEKSTIEERIDTAVPQENDGIF comes from the coding sequence ATGAATGATAAAAACTTTATTGAAGAACTAAGACAAAAGCGTGAGGAATACGGAGTAACACAAACAAGGCTTGCTGTTGCCTGTGGTATCAGCCGTGAATATTACAACCGCATTGAAAAAGGAAAACAGCCATTGAATGACGAATTAAGAGAAATCATAGAAAAACAGATTGAGCGTTTCAATCCGCAAGAACCACTATTCTTATTGATTGATTACTTTCGTGTCCGCTTTCCTACTACGGACGCATTGGCGATTATCCGTGATGTATTACAACTGAAATCTAATTACATGCTTTATGAAGATTATGGAAAATACGGATATGAAAGCAAATATGTACTTGGCGACATCAATATCATGTGTTCCATGCAGGAGCATTTAGGTGTTTTATTGGAACTGAAAGGCAAAGGCTGTCGGCAAATGGAATGTTATCTACTGGCACAGGAACGCTCATGGTATGACTTCATGCTGGATTGTATGACGGCTGGTGGTGTGATGAAACGGCTTGATTTGGCTATCAATGATAAAGCAGGAATATTGGATATTCCAAAGTTAAAGGAAAAATACAAGGCTGGCGAATGTATCTCCTACTTCCGTATGCAGAAAGATTACAGCGGTACAGAAAAATGCGGTAGCGATTTACCAAAGAATACAGGAGAAACCTTATATCTCGGTTCAACAAGTAGCGAATTATATATGTGTGCTTATCAGAAAAATTATGAGCAGTATGTCAAGAATGGCACAGAAATTGAAGATACGGAGATTAAGAACCGTTTTGAAATACGCATGAAGAACGAACGAGCCTATTATGCGGTTGTAGATTTACTGACCTATCGGGACGCTGAACGCACCGCTTTTTCTATCATCAATCATTATGTCCGCTTTGTTGACAGAGAGGACGACAAGCCAAAAAGTCAATGGATAACAAATGATGATTGGGCATGGTTTGTAGGGGAAAACAGAGAGCCGATACGCTTAACCACAAAGCCAGAGCCTTACACTTTACAAAAAGCGTTGCATTGGCTACAAAGACAAGTCGCACCAACCATAAAAATGGTACAGGCATTAGACAGAGAAAATCGTACAACGATACTGAAAGATATGATTGAGCAGGCAGAACTAAAAGACAAGCATAAACATTTATTACAATTAGAGAAATCAACCATAGAAGAACGTATAGATACCGCTGTTCCACAAGAGAATGACGGTATTTTTTAA
- a CDS encoding recombinase family protein encodes MKQQIYNTALYLRLSRDDELQGESSSITTQRSMLRLYAKEHHLNVIDEYIDDGWSGTNFDRPSFQRMIEDIEAGKINCVVTKDLSRLGRNYIMTGQYTELYFPSHNVRYIAIDDGVDSEKGESEIAPFKNIINEWVARDTSRKVKSAFKTKFAEGAHYGAYAPLGYKKHPDIKGKLLVDDETKWIIEKIFSLAYQGYGSAKITKQLRAEKVPTASWLNFTRYGTFAHIFEGKPESKRYEWTIAHVKAILKSEVYIGNSVHNMQSTVSFKSKKKVRKPESEWFRVENTHEPIIDKEVFYRVQEQIKSRRRQTKEKATPIFAGLVKCADCGWSMRFGTNKTNKTPYSYYACSYYGQFGKGNCSMHYIRYDVLYQAVLERLQYWAKAVQQDEEKVLNKIQKAGNAERIREKKKKASTLKKAENRQNEIDRLFAKMYEDRACEKITERNFVMLSSKYQKEQIELEQQITSLREELSKMEQDMIGAEKWIELIKEYSVPKELTAPLLNAMIEKILIHEATTNEDNERIQEIEIYYRFIGKVE; translated from the coding sequence ATGAAACAACAGATTTACAATACTGCACTTTATCTTAGGTTAAGCCGAGATGATGAATTACAGGGCGAAAGTTCCAGCATTACCACACAGAGAAGTATGTTGCGTTTATATGCAAAAGAACATCATTTGAATGTCATTGATGAATATATTGATGACGGCTGGTCGGGAACAAATTTTGACAGACCGAGTTTTCAAAGAATGATTGAGGATATAGAGGCAGGAAAAATCAACTGTGTTGTAACGAAAGACCTTTCCCGTCTTGGCAGAAATTATATTATGACAGGACAATATACAGAATTGTATTTCCCTAGTCATAATGTCCGCTACATAGCGATTGATGACGGTGTAGACAGCGAAAAAGGCGAAAGTGAGATTGCACCATTTAAGAACATCATCAATGAATGGGTGGCAAGAGATACAAGCCGTAAAGTCAAATCAGCATTTAAGACAAAGTTTGCGGAGGGGGCTCATTACGGTGCTTATGCTCCGTTAGGATATAAGAAACACCCTGACATCAAAGGAAAACTGTTGGTTGATGATGAAACAAAATGGATTATTGAAAAAATCTTTTCCCTAGCCTATCAAGGTTACGGAAGTGCAAAAATCACAAAGCAGTTAAGAGCAGAAAAAGTTCCGACAGCGTCATGGCTAAATTTTACAAGATACGGTACTTTTGCACATATCTTTGAGGGAAAACCCGAAAGTAAGCGTTATGAGTGGACGATTGCTCATGTCAAGGCGATATTGAAAAGTGAGGTTTATATCGGAAACAGTGTTCACAATATGCAGTCTACGGTATCGTTCAAGAGCAAAAAGAAAGTGCGTAAGCCCGAAAGTGAATGGTTTCGAGTAGAAAACACTCACGAGCCGATTATTGACAAGGAAGTGTTCTATCGTGTGCAGGAGCAGATAAAATCAAGACGCAGACAGACAAAGGAAAAGGCAACGCCGATTTTTGCAGGGCTTGTCAAGTGTGCGGATTGTGGTTGGTCTATGAGATTTGGAACGAATAAGACAAATAAAACGCCTTACAGTTATTATGCTTGCAGTTACTACGGGCAGTTTGGCAAAGGTAATTGTTCTATGCACTACATTCGTTATGATGTGCTGTATCAAGCCGTATTGGAACGCTTGCAGTATTGGGCTAAGGCAGTACAGCAGGACGAAGAAAAGGTATTGAACAAGATACAGAAAGCTGGCAATGCAGAGAGAATACGGGAAAAGAAGAAAAAGGCAAGTACATTGAAGAAAGCCGAGAACAGACAAAATGAGATTGACCGTTTATTTGCGAAAATGTATGAAGATAGAGCCTGTGAGAAGATAACAGAGCGAAATTTTGTGATGTTGTCCAGCAAGTACCAAAAAGAACAGATAGAACTGGAACAGCAGATAACAAGCCTAAGAGAAGAACTAAGTAAAATGGAACAGGATATGATAGGTGCTGAAAAGTGGATTGAGTTAATCAAGGAATATTCCGTACCAAAGGAACTGACAGCACCATTATTAAATGCCATGATAGAAAAAATCCTCATACATGAAGCAACAACGAATGAGGATAACGAAAGAATACAGGAAATTGAGATATATTACCGATTTATTGGAAAAGTTGAGTAA
- a CDS encoding XRE family transcriptional regulator has protein sequence MPNVTLLIPIADVLGITVTELLKGEKLREEKTLNSDEVENLVVNSLDLSLRNTIRQRKKNWIFAFLISIGVVIVEAILLTVSGISIEQMGDSLYISLLMLLFASWLCIFAKELLPTYYDTDKVNFVSQGIFRIHMAGLSFNNANWGYVLTVFRVFTLGIAILYPIICYISFLIGGVSLWDTVKYPAIVILLIGLLVVTYIVGKKYE, from the coding sequence ATGCCTAATGTTACACTACTTATTCCTATTGCTGATGTGCTTGGAATAACAGTGACAGAACTCTTGAAAGGAGAAAAATTAAGAGAAGAAAAGACACTGAATAGTGATGAAGTGGAAAACCTTGTTGTAAATTCGTTAGACTTATCTTTGCGTAATACAATTCGCCAACGAAAAAAGAATTGGATATTTGCATTTCTTATCTCAATCGGTGTGGTAATTGTAGAAGCAATATTATTAACCGTTTCTGGAATTTCCATAGAACAAATGGGAGATAGTTTGTATATATCTTTGTTAATGCTTTTGTTTGCAAGTTGGCTTTGCATTTTTGCAAAAGAATTATTACCAACATATTATGATACAGATAAAGTTAATTTTGTATCACAAGGAATTTTTAGAATACACATGGCAGGGTTATCCTTTAATAATGCAAACTGGGGATATGTATTAACAGTATTTAGAGTATTTACATTGGGGATTGCTATTCTATACCCTATTATCTGCTATATCAGTTTTTTAATTGGCGGTGTTTCATTATGGGATACTGTAAAATATCCAGCTATAGTCATTCTACTGATAGGACTGTTAGTTGTAACCTATATCGTTGGAAAAAAATATGAATAA
- a CDS encoding DUF523 domain-containing protein, with product MKVLVSSCITGKNCKYNGGNNLNTKVVEFLKDKEVIEICPELLANMPTPRPSAEIVNGVVVDTNGNIVDNEYRHAVQLALNEIRNMQIDLVILQSRSPTCAVKNIYDGSFTGRLIKGQGLFAQALIKAGYKVLDSEDFK from the coding sequence ATGAAAGTATTAGTGAGTTCATGTATTACGGGAAAAAACTGTAAATACAACGGTGGGAATAATCTTAATACAAAAGTTGTCGAGTTTTTAAAAGATAAAGAGGTTATCGAAATTTGTCCAGAGTTATTAGCAAACATGCCTACACCACGTCCTAGTGCAGAAATAGTAAATGGTGTTGTTGTGGACACAAATGGAAATATTGTTGATAATGAATACCGTCATGCAGTACAGTTGGCTCTAAATGAAATAAGAAATATGCAAATAGATTTAGTTATTCTGCAATCAAGAAGCCCAACTTGTGCAGTAAAGAATATTTATGATGGAAGTTTTACGGGAAGATTGATAAAAGGTCAAGGTCTATTTGCACAGGCTTTAATTAAGGCTGGATATAAAGTGTTAGACTCTGAAGATTTTAAATAA
- a CDS encoding FtsK/SpoIIIE domain-containing protein, which yields MRMIWNKGHRIRASDKHLVYHFSIGTLLFVFVAVLLLLNSKQLMRTDWEHFSLLENGFTLSPYNFITILIATGACVLVAFLYYRFCYDNFKKLLHRQKLARMILENKWYEADTVQDSGFFTDLQSRSREKIVWFPKIYYQMEKGLLHIRCEITLGKYQDQLLRLEDKLESGLYCELTDKTLHDGYIEYTLLYDMIANRITIDEVRAENGCLRLMKNLVWEYDALPHALIAGGTGGGKTYFLLTLIEALLHTNAVLYILDPKNADLADLGTVMGNVYHTKEEMIDCVNAFYEGMIQRSEEMKRHPDYKTGENYAYLGLPPCFLIFDEYVAFFEMLGTKESVGLLSQLKKIVMLGRQAGYFLIVACQRPDAKYFSDGIRDNFNFRVGLGRISELGYGMLFGSDVKKQFFQKRIKGRGYCDVGTSVISEFYTPLVPKGHDFLQTIGSLAQARQDGTATCEAKGDGTD from the coding sequence ATGCGTATGATTTGGAACAAAGGACACCGTATCAGAGCCAGCGACAAGCACCTTGTCTACCACTTTTCCATAGGGACGCTTCTGTTTGTATTTGTGGCGGTTCTCCTGCTACTGAATAGCAAACAGCTCATGCGTACCGATTGGGAGCATTTCAGCTTGTTAGAAAACGGCTTCACGCTCTCCCCTTACAATTTCATAACCATATTGATAGCGACTGGTGCTTGTGTATTGGTCGCTTTTCTGTATTACCGCTTCTGTTATGACAATTTCAAGAAGCTCCTGCACCGTCAAAAGCTGGCAAGAATGATACTGGAAAATAAGTGGTATGAAGCCGATACCGTACAAGACAGCGGTTTTTTTACTGACCTGCAAAGCAGATCAAGGGAAAAAATCGTCTGGTTTCCAAAGATTTACTATCAAATGGAAAAAGGCTTGCTTCATATCCGCTGTGAAATTACACTGGGGAAATATCAAGACCAGCTTTTACGGTTAGAGGATAAATTGGAAAGTGGCTTGTATTGTGAGCTAACCGACAAGACCCTGCATGACGGCTATATCGAATATACCCTGCTTTATGATATGATAGCGAACCGCATTACCATTGATGAAGTACGGGCAGAAAACGGCTGTCTTAGACTGATGAAAAATCTTGTCTGGGAATATGACGCACTCCCTCACGCTCTGATTGCTGGTGGAACTGGTGGCGGTAAAACCTATTTTCTGCTGACGCTCATTGAAGCCTTACTACATACCAACGCTGTCCTTTACATCTTAGACCCGAAGAACGCTGACCTTGCGGACTTGGGGACAGTTATGGGAAATGTGTATCACACCAAAGAAGAAATGATTGATTGCGTCAATGCTTTTTATGAGGGCATGATACAGCGAAGTGAGGAAATGAAGCGACACCCAGACTATAAGACGGGCGAAAACTACGCCTATCTGGGACTGCCACCCTGCTTTCTTATCTTTGATGAATATGTGGCGTTTTTTGAAATGCTGGGAACGAAAGAAAGCGTGGGCTTACTTAGCCAGTTAAAGAAAATCGTTATGTTAGGACGACAAGCAGGTTATTTCCTTATCGTTGCCTGCCAGCGTCCAGACGCAAAGTATTTCTCGGACGGTATCAGAGATAACTTCAATTTCCGTGTGGGGCTTGGTCGTATCAGCGAATTAGGCTACGGTATGCTGTTCGGTTCAGATGTGAAAAAGCAGTTTTTCCAGAAGCGTATCAAGGGGCGTGGCTACTGTGATGTGGGAACAAGCGTTATCAGTGAGTTTTACACGCCTTTAGTCCCGAAAGGACATGATTTTTTGCAGACTATCGGCTCTCTTGCACAAGCAAGGCAGGACGGGACGGCGACGTGCGAAGCGAAAGGCGACGGCACGGACTAG
- the mobT gene encoding MobT family relaxase encodes MVLNEEQWIKELREKRIAYGISQGRLAVVSGITREYLNKIESGKMKPSKELLETLNKELARFNPEAPLTMLFDYVKIRFPTLDIQHIIKDILKLNINYMLHEDYGHYSYTEHYSLGDIFIYTSADEEKGVLLELKGRGCRQFESYLLAQQRSWYDFLMDALIDGGVMKRIDLAINDHTGILDIPELAEKCRKREYIGKSRSYKFYQSGELIKHREDDREYMGRTLYLGSLKSDVYFCIYEKDYEQYVKLGTPLDEADIINRFEIRLRNERAYYAVRDLLTYYDAEQTAFSIINQYVRFVDEEPDKRKNDWKLNDRWAWFIGDNRQSLKLTTKPEPYTLDRTLRWVQRQVAPTLKMLKKIDKGNGTDYMETIEQQAKLTEKHEMIIKQQTTPAKDLVES; translated from the coding sequence ATGGTTCTGAATGAAGAACAATGGATAAAAGAATTACGGGAGAAACGGATTGCTTACGGTATCTCACAAGGCAGGCTGGCGGTGGTTTCTGGTATCACAAGAGAATATCTTAACAAGATAGAAAGCGGAAAAATGAAGCCGTCAAAAGAACTTCTGGAAACTTTGAATAAGGAACTGGCAAGGTTCAATCCAGAAGCACCGCTTACCATGCTGTTTGATTATGTGAAAATTCGTTTTCCCACGCTGGATATACAGCACATCATCAAAGATATATTAAAACTGAATATCAATTATATGCTCCATGAAGATTACGGACATTACAGTTATACGGAGCATTATTCTTTAGGGGACATCTTTATCTATACGTCGGCTGACGAAGAAAAAGGTGTCCTTTTAGAATTAAAGGGGCGTGGTTGCAGGCAGTTTGAAAGTTACCTGCTGGCACAGCAAAGAAGCTGGTATGACTTCCTCATGGACGCACTCATAGACGGTGGCGTGATGAAGCGTATTGACCTTGCTATCAACGACCATACGGGCATTTTGGATATTCCAGAGCTTGCGGAAAAATGCAGGAAACGGGAATATATCGGAAAGTCCAGAAGCTATAAGTTTTATCAGTCGGGCGAGCTTATCAAGCACAGAGAGGACGACAGAGAATATATGGGACGTACCCTTTATCTTGGTTCGCTGAAATCAGATGTGTATTTCTGTATCTATGAAAAGGACTATGAGCAGTATGTCAAGTTAGGGACACCACTTGATGAAGCCGACATTATCAACCGTTTTGAGATACGGCTTCGCAATGAACGTGCTTACTATGCAGTACGAGATTTGCTGACCTATTATGACGCAGAGCAGACCGCCTTTTCTATCATCAACCAGTATGTGCGGTTTGTTGATGAAGAACCAGACAAGCGAAAAAATGACTGGAAACTCAATGACCGCTGGGCTTGGTTTATCGGCGATAACAGACAGAGTTTGAAGCTGACGACAAAGCCAGAGCCTTATACCTTAGACCGCACATTGCGGTGGGTACAAAGGCAGGTAGCACCGACCTTGAAAATGCTGAAAAAGATTGATAAAGGAAACGGTACAGATTACATGGAAACAATCGAACAGCAGGCAAAGCTCACAGAAAAGCATGAAATGATAATCAAACAGCAGACGACCCCTGCAAAAGATTTAGTAGAAAGTTAG
- a CDS encoding DUF3789 domain-containing protein → MWVLLKDFLLVSMGMGIGVVLMCILNVGKEADCEMKQLKESEDN, encoded by the coding sequence ATGTGGGTATTATTAAAAGACTTCCTGCTGGTATCTATGGGAATGGGTATCGGCGTAGTCTTGATGTGTATTTTGAATGTCGGCAAAGAAGCTGACTGTGAAATGAAACAATTAAAAGAAAGTGAGGACAATTAA
- a CDS encoding GNAT family N-acetyltransferase: MIIYSKLEINRIKDFWELLNRLDTETDYMMYEPNERKAKTTIQELKLDIQDNVIQGFDFLQVATENDKIVGYIRAERGKFERNFHTAYIVIGILKKYRGKGIGTTFFNNLDLWAKTNNIVRLELTVECCNNTAKNLYEKNGFKIEGIRKKSMFVAGSFVDEFYMAKIL; the protein is encoded by the coding sequence ATGATTATTTATAGCAAATTGGAAATCAATAGAATAAAAGATTTTTGGGAGTTATTAAATCGTTTAGATACTGAAACAGATTACATGATGTACGAACCAAATGAAAGAAAAGCGAAAACTACTATTCAAGAATTAAAATTAGATATTCAAGACAATGTAATTCAAGGTTTTGATTTTTTGCAAGTGGCAACAGAAAATGACAAAATAGTTGGTTATATTAGAGCAGAAAGAGGAAAATTTGAAAGAAATTTTCATACTGCATATATTGTTATAGGTATCTTAAAAAAATATAGAGGAAAAGGTATTGGAACTACTTTTTTTAATAATTTAGATTTATGGGCTAAAACAAATAATATTGTCCGTTTGGAACTGACAGTTGAATGTTGTAATAATACTGCAAAAAATTTGTATGAAAAAAATGGTTTTAAAATTGAAGGAATAAGAAAAAAATCAATGTTTGTTGCTGGTTCCTTTGTTGATGAGTTTTATATGGCAAAAATTCTATAA
- a CDS encoding nuclear transport factor 2 family protein, with amino-acid sequence MNEREKIIRLWFDMWLKQQDLGMDKIFTEDVVYTESWCPKYKNLKTVKHWFNEWNTRGKVIIWDIKQFFHKENQTVVEWYFKNEMNTGSVEEFDGISLIEWTEDNKIKSLKEYGCNLNNYNPYQHSDSPQFRDEKISWF; translated from the coding sequence ATGAATGAGAGAGAAAAAATCATTCGCTTATGGTTCGATATGTGGCTTAAACAGCAAGATTTAGGAATGGATAAAATTTTTACAGAAGATGTTGTTTATACGGAAAGTTGGTGTCCTAAATATAAAAATCTTAAAACAGTAAAACATTGGTTTAATGAATGGAATACTCGTGGTAAAGTCATTATTTGGGATATTAAACAGTTCTTTCATAAAGAAAATCAAACTGTCGTAGAATGGTATTTTAAAAATGAAATGAATACGGGAAGTGTTGAAGAATTTGACGGTATTTCCTTAATTGAATGGACAGAAGATAACAAAATCAAATCATTAAAAGAATATGGTTGCAATTTGAATAACTACAATCCATATCAGCACAGCGATAGCCCTCAATTTAGAGATGAAAAAATAAGCTGGTTTTAA
- a CDS encoding conjugal transfer protein, which produces MNDIFKDMQANVGCEYISDLPSYKRKVWHEMKRLNPADYEERQLEDFSKYVFGMSYQTLKDVMKQQKGREEQCRKQGCWWKREEQLAKKQYHTGLNCR; this is translated from the coding sequence ATGAACGATATTTTTAAGGATATGCAGGCAAACGTCGGCTGTGAATACATTTCCGACCTGCCCTCTTACAAGCGTAAGGTGTGGCATGAAATGAAACGACTGAACCCTGCCGACTATGAAGAAAGACAGTTAGAAGATTTTTCAAAGTATGTGTTTGGTATGTCGTACCAGACCTTAAAAGATGTGATGAAACAACAGAAAGGACGTGAGGAACAATGCAGGAAACAAGGGTGCTGGTGGAAACGGGAAGAACAACTGGCGAAGAAACAGTATCATACTGGTTTGAACTGCCGATAG
- a CDS encoding antirestriction protein ArdA, producing the protein MQETRVLVETGRTTGEETVSYWFELPIDVAEFEEKLGVGAESQDYRIIEKGLPFADEVHEHTSVYQLNEFDFMYRQLSSDMQEEYTALLAVYENLEALYICRNVITVYPDCKSMIDVARQKLMNDPTFKHLSEDCQEYYFDFEAYASHLQEHGKFLVTEHGIFELSE; encoded by the coding sequence ATGCAGGAAACAAGGGTGCTGGTGGAAACGGGAAGAACAACTGGCGAAGAAACAGTATCATACTGGTTTGAACTGCCGATAGACGTTGCCGAGTTTGAAGAAAAGCTAGGTGTCGGTGCAGAAAGTCAAGATTACCGTATTATCGAAAAGGGGTTGCCTTTTGCTGATGAAGTTCACGAACATACAAGCGTGTACCAGCTCAACGAATTCGATTTTATGTACCGCCAGCTTTCAAGCGATATGCAGGAAGAATATACAGCACTTCTTGCGGTGTATGAAAATTTAGAAGCACTTTATATTTGCAGGAACGTGATTACGGTTTATCCCGACTGCAAAAGCATGATAGATGTTGCAAGGCAAAAGCTGATGAATGACCCGACGTTCAAACATTTATCCGAGGACTGTCAAGAATACTATTTTGACTTTGAAGCCTATGCTTCTCACTTGCAGGAACACGGGAAATTTTTAGTAACGGAACACGGTATCTTTGAACTGTCAGAGTAG